One Chloroflexota bacterium DNA segment encodes these proteins:
- the lspA gene encoding signal peptidase II produces the protein MNRIAENSKAMLSGLWDQLPTAPLIALLALEADQISKLWIRESLVLGESVSHEGVLRITRIANSGVIFGAPAPLAVSLVLPLLVIGMCLFLYRRYVLSNSMLLNVATGLFIGGSLGNLVERIAFGHVTDFIEVISSGGLVRTTFNVADLCIILGIILLEIFFVRLLLKKIPRHGHLIPYLLKMRRGPKDSP, from the coding sequence ATGAATAGAATCGCAGAAAATAGCAAGGCGATGCTCTCGGGTTTATGGGATCAACTGCCAACAGCTCCTCTCATTGCTCTTTTAGCGCTGGAAGCAGATCAGATCAGCAAATTATGGATCAGAGAGAGCCTGGTCTTAGGGGAGTCGGTATCCCATGAAGGAGTCCTGCGCATAACGCGTATAGCCAATAGCGGCGTCATCTTTGGGGCCCCTGCTCCTTTGGCCGTTTCTTTGGTTTTGCCCCTTCTGGTGATAGGCATGTGTCTCTTCCTATATCGGCGATACGTGCTATCCAACAGTATGCTGCTGAACGTGGCAACGGGGCTATTCATTGGCGGCAGCCTGGGGAATCTGGTAGAACGAATTGCCTTTGGCCATGTCACTGACTTTATCGAGGTGATTTCATCGGGTGGCCTGGTCAGGACAACCTTCAATGTGGCTGACCTGTGCATCATTCTGGGCATTATCCTCCTGGAAATCTTCTTTGTCAGGCTGCTCCTGAAGAAGATCCCAAGACATGGCCATCTGATCCCGTACCTCTTGAAGATGCGGCGTGGTCCGAAAGACAGCCCCTGA
- a CDS encoding ATP-binding cassette domain-containing protein, giving the protein MNAVAVSSISKSFGKVEAVKSVSFTVESGEVFGLIGPNGAGKTTVIRMLMDIIMPDSGEIKILGEPLQESTKNRIGYLPEERGLYKKLTVIDCLSYLASLKGTSPSVARDQAKVLLQRTGMLPHQHKKIEELSKGMAQLIQFTATILHAPDLVILDEPFYGLDPVNTKLIKDMVAELRGQGKAIILSTHMMNEVEELCDRILMINKGQTMLYGNLAEIKSRYRKNSVFVATEGDPGQIDGVVKTQDHGSYRELLLDSKTSPQKVLASLVGRNVVVNRFEVATPPLSEIFIRVVEGRSE; this is encoded by the coding sequence TTGAACGCCGTTGCAGTCTCCAGCATATCCAAGTCCTTCGGAAAGGTCGAGGCAGTAAAGTCAGTCTCCTTTACAGTGGAGTCTGGCGAGGTCTTCGGCCTCATCGGCCCCAATGGCGCCGGCAAAACCACAGTCATCAGAATGTTGATGGATATCATCATGCCTGATTCCGGAGAGATCAAGATTCTGGGAGAGCCGCTGCAGGAGTCTACCAAGAACCGCATAGGCTACCTGCCCGAAGAGAGAGGCCTCTACAAGAAGCTCACCGTCATTGACTGTCTCTCCTACCTGGCATCCCTGAAGGGCACTTCGCCTTCCGTTGCCAGAGACCAGGCTAAAGTCTTGCTTCAGCGCACCGGTATGCTGCCCCACCAGCACAAGAAGATTGAAGAGTTGAGCAAGGGCATGGCTCAATTGATCCAGTTTACCGCTACCATCCTGCATGCCCCTGATCTGGTGATCCTAGACGAGCCCTTTTACGGGCTGGACCCAGTGAATACGAAGCTCATCAAGGACATGGTGGCTGAACTCAGAGGCCAGGGAAAAGCCATCATCCTGAGCACCCACATGATGAACGAGGTAGAGGAGCTCTGCGACAGGATATTGATGATCAATAAGGGTCAGACGATGCTCTACGGTAATCTGGCAGAAATAAAATCCCGCTACAGGAAGAACTCGGTGTTCGTCGCAACAGAGGGTGACCCGGGCCAGATCGACGGGGTGGTCAAGACGCAGGATCACGGCAGCTATCGTGAACTGCTTCTGGACAGTAAAACGTCGCCCCAGAAGGTACTGGCAAGCCTGGTAGGCCGGAATGTTGTGGTGAACCGCTTCGAGGTAGCTACACCGCCCTTGAGCGAGATATTTATCCGCGTGGTGGAGGGCCGCAGTGAGTAA
- a CDS encoding DUF169 domain-containing protein, whose amino-acid sequence MDMVIKDRFSLLWHKYFNNAELPITLYYTNEDGHAERASPGSVPRCLIGALSSVRQGRAISFAADSIGCPGGKRYAGFAQDVRPNFEYFLSCGLPGKLKGERYKKSPELVKQAMKYAPDFTAPARFIVFKRWDMLQESDNPEVVVFFARPDVLSGLFTLANFDEAEPNGVFAPFGAGCSSVIQYPYIEGRLARPRAVIGLFDISARPFVPRDVLTFSVPMIKFTRMIQNVEESFLITDSWRKVQERIQ is encoded by the coding sequence ATGGACATGGTAATCAAGGACAGATTCAGCCTCCTGTGGCACAAGTACTTCAACAACGCAGAACTCCCTATCACTCTCTACTACACCAATGAGGACGGACATGCCGAGAGGGCCAGCCCTGGATCAGTGCCGAGGTGCCTGATCGGAGCGCTTTCCAGTGTCAGACAAGGGAGAGCCATCTCTTTTGCTGCGGACTCCATCGGCTGCCCCGGAGGGAAAAGGTACGCCGGCTTTGCCCAGGATGTCAGGCCCAACTTCGAGTACTTCCTCTCCTGCGGTCTTCCCGGCAAACTCAAAGGGGAACGGTACAAGAAATCCCCGGAACTTGTGAAGCAGGCAATGAAATATGCGCCGGACTTTACAGCGCCAGCTCGTTTCATCGTCTTCAAGAGATGGGATATGCTTCAGGAATCAGACAATCCAGAGGTTGTGGTATTCTTTGCCCGGCCTGATGTTCTCTCGGGCCTTTTCACCCTGGCGAATTTCGACGAAGCTGAGCCGAATGGGGTGTTCGCACCGTTTGGGGCCGGTTGTTCCTCTGTCATCCAGTACCCATATATCGAAGGAAGGTTGGCGCGTCCCAGGGCAGTCATCGGGCTGTTCGACATATCAGCAAGGCCGTTTGTGCCCAGGGATGTCCTCACATTCTCGGTGCCCATGATCAAGTTCACCAGAATGATTCAGAATGTGGAGGAAAGTTTCCTCATCACGGATTCATGGCGCAAGGTACAGGAGAGAATTCAATAG
- a CDS encoding FAD-binding protein, which yields MVKHTRVPEHWDMEVDLVSVGSSMGGFTAAILGHDLGLKTVFLEKSGFLGGGTSLSGGLLWIPYNHHMLKAGISDSREEALTHIRRISLGRHDEDQVAAYLDHGPEVIRYLEDHTPLKLTIESSPDYYADLPGGKARGRQLYPDPALMIPMLKEAEKTQPILARVRRDPVPFFLGLRDVWAEGRGLIAPLALACVERGINILLNTRARQLIVNDGRVIGLRAEQEGRDLFIKARKGVLLATGGFEWNDEMNRRFMNCCTLSALTPNSNEGDGHIMGMEVGAALALMDHSIYQPTIHVEGEEVEGKPFYRPIAYGYPGNIIVNRHGKRCCNESFYPDIGRAFFSYEKVHSELANAPLFWIADKACASKLGISAMAKITKRPDWLHKADTLPELAGKLGIPADILVETVDRFNSFAREGHDPDFHRGETTYQKWWGKRIYPDKESNPTLGPLEAPPFYGCTLYVGSVGNLGGLVINKDAQVTDAEEESIPGLYGTSNTTALLSHGFAYTSGACQAKSMIFGYIAARHMAKARNV from the coding sequence ATGGTCAAGCATACCAGGGTTCCTGAGCATTGGGATATGGAGGTCGACCTGGTTTCGGTCGGTTCCAGCATGGGCGGATTTACGGCTGCTATCCTCGGCCACGATCTGGGTCTGAAGACGGTATTTTTGGAAAAATCAGGGTTCCTGGGCGGAGGCACCTCTCTATCCGGAGGCCTGCTCTGGATACCCTACAACCACCATATGCTTAAGGCAGGCATTTCGGATTCCAGGGAGGAAGCCCTAACGCACATACGCCGTATCAGCCTGGGACGCCACGACGAGGATCAGGTGGCGGCCTATCTGGATCATGGACCAGAGGTCATCCGGTATCTGGAAGATCACACTCCGCTGAAGCTTACTATTGAGAGCAGCCCCGACTACTACGCTGATCTCCCCGGCGGCAAGGCCCGCGGCCGCCAGTTGTATCCTGATCCAGCGCTGATGATACCCATGCTGAAGGAGGCGGAGAAAACACAACCCATCCTGGCCAGGGTGCGGCGTGATCCGGTCCCCTTCTTTTTGGGTTTGCGGGATGTCTGGGCTGAGGGGCGGGGACTCATTGCCCCGCTGGCACTGGCTTGCGTCGAGCGGGGTATTAACATACTCCTGAATACCCGCGCCAGGCAGTTAATAGTCAATGATGGCAGGGTTATAGGTCTCCGCGCCGAGCAGGAAGGACGGGACCTCTTCATTAAAGCCAGAAAGGGAGTTCTGCTGGCCACAGGCGGGTTTGAGTGGAACGATGAGATGAACCGCAGATTCATGAACTGCTGTACTCTGTCCGCCCTGACACCAAACTCCAACGAGGGCGATGGCCATATCATGGGCATGGAGGTCGGCGCTGCGCTGGCTCTGATGGACCACTCCATATATCAACCCACCATCCACGTCGAAGGGGAAGAGGTGGAAGGCAAGCCCTTCTATCGCCCTATCGCCTACGGTTATCCAGGCAATATCATCGTCAACCGCCACGGCAAGCGCTGCTGCAATGAGTCCTTCTATCCGGATATAGGCCGAGCCTTCTTCTCATATGAAAAGGTCCACTCTGAGCTGGCCAACGCGCCACTCTTCTGGATAGCCGACAAAGCCTGTGCCAGCAAGTTGGGCATCAGCGCTATGGCCAAGATCACCAAGAGACCTGATTGGCTGCATAAGGCTGATACCCTGCCGGAGTTGGCCGGGAAACTGGGCATCCCTGCCGATATCCTGGTGGAGACGGTAGATCGGTTCAACAGTTTCGCTCGTGAAGGGCACGATCCCGACTTCCACCGCGGGGAGACCACCTACCAGAAATGGTGGGGCAAGAGAATATACCCCGATAAGGAGAGCAATCCCACCCTCGGCCCGTTGGAGGCGCCACCCTTCTACGGCTGCACGCTATACGTAGGCTCGGTGGGAAATCTGGGCGGCCTGGTCATCAACAAGGATGCCCAGGTAACCGATGCCGAGGAGGAGTCAATACCGGGCCTGTACGGTACCAGCAATACTACCGCACTGCTGTCACACGGCTTCGCCTACACCAGCGGTGCCTGCCAGGCCAAGAGTATGATCTTCGGTTACATCGCGGCCCGGCACATGGCAAAGGCCAGGAATGTCTGA
- a CDS encoding zf-TFIIB domain-containing protein produces the protein MNCPRCKKSELRVENYKGIEVDRCPQCQGMWLDYGELDQLEDKVLDKDELKGTMIYGAFQGDLPCPKCGKTMTRFRYRANNLELDLCEQGHGTWLDAGEEKRVLELMGQRMKDLDRKAKAEAEWGGFLQQLRSPSFVGKVKRLFKK, from the coding sequence ATGAACTGTCCACGATGTAAGAAAAGTGAGTTAAGAGTCGAAAACTACAAAGGCATTGAGGTTGACCGCTGTCCCCAGTGTCAAGGCATGTGGCTGGACTATGGGGAACTGGACCAGCTGGAGGACAAGGTGCTGGATAAAGACGAACTCAAGGGAACCATGATATACGGCGCCTTTCAAGGTGACCTGCCCTGTCCCAAGTGTGGTAAGACCATGACACGCTTCCGCTACCGGGCCAACAATCTTGAACTCGACTTGTGCGAACAGGGGCATGGGACATGGCTGGACGCTGGCGAGGAGAAGAGGGTACTGGAATTGATGGGACAGCGAATGAAAGACCTTGATCGAAAGGCCAAAGCTGAGGCAGAATGGGGCGGTTTCCTGCAGCAGCTCCGCTCCCCGTCCTTTGTGGGCAAAGTCAAGCGGTTGTTTAAGAAGTAG
- a CDS encoding M28 family peptidase yields MIGIAADRYTDYMYNLVKKVIDEIGPRLSCGEAERKLGRLLVKEWIPICDMVAVESFACSPQGFLGFLPLTVLFYFAAVILYWFYPPASLVVAAISFSMVFFEFMRYREFIDFLFPRKRGQNVVGIIRPRGEAERRVIVSGHLDSAYEFLLWHYLGSAAVVLIAIAIAAIVFILGGSLAKTVAYFTGSANATVYTGMGIAAIGLAPVVGLFLLFHSGKPVPGAMDDMAGVAVTAGLARYMDEAKQSEGFFPQRTEVVLIGMSSEEAGLRGAKRYVKKHLSELKETPTYALFLDGIYDEKFLSVTNRELCTGAKHDPQLVRMAQEVAASHGWPIRSRWIPLGATDASAFSVKGIPAICLHCQDTSRLVPNYHTRNDTCEHIRPESLAVSLQMVIDIIERLDKGQEIS; encoded by the coding sequence ATGATCGGCATAGCAGCAGATAGATATACGGACTACATGTACAACCTTGTCAAAAAGGTGATCGATGAGATCGGCCCAAGGCTGTCATGTGGCGAAGCGGAAAGGAAGCTGGGCCGCCTGCTGGTCAAGGAATGGATTCCAATCTGTGACATGGTAGCTGTGGAATCTTTTGCCTGTAGCCCGCAAGGCTTTCTGGGCTTTCTGCCGTTAACCGTGCTGTTCTATTTCGCTGCGGTCATCCTCTACTGGTTTTACCCGCCGGCCTCCTTAGTGGTAGCTGCGATCAGCTTCAGCATGGTGTTCTTTGAGTTCATGAGATACCGTGAATTTATCGACTTCCTTTTCCCACGCAAAAGAGGCCAGAACGTCGTGGGAATAATTCGGCCTCGTGGGGAGGCCGAACGGCGGGTGATAGTCAGCGGCCATCTGGACTCGGCATATGAGTTCCTTCTCTGGCACTACCTGGGGAGTGCTGCTGTTGTACTCATTGCGATTGCTATTGCTGCGATCGTCTTCATTCTCGGCGGCAGTCTGGCGAAGACGGTGGCCTATTTCACCGGTTCTGCGAATGCCACAGTTTACACGGGGATGGGGATAGCAGCCATCGGACTGGCTCCCGTTGTTGGTCTGTTCCTCCTTTTCCATAGTGGTAAGCCTGTTCCCGGCGCTATGGACGACATGGCCGGGGTGGCTGTCACTGCCGGTCTGGCCAGGTATATGGATGAGGCGAAGCAGAGCGAAGGCTTCTTCCCTCAAAGAACCGAAGTGGTGCTGATCGGGATGTCCTCCGAAGAGGCGGGCCTGCGCGGGGCCAAGCGGTATGTGAAGAAGCATCTGAGTGAGTTGAAGGAGACTCCCACGTACGCGTTGTTCCTGGATGGCATATATGATGAGAAGTTCCTCTCCGTGACCAACCGTGAGCTTTGCACCGGAGCAAAACACGATCCTCAATTGGTCAGGATGGCTCAGGAGGTTGCTGCCAGCCACGGCTGGCCCATCAGAAGCCGGTGGATTCCACTGGGTGCCACCGATGCCTCTGCCTTTTCAGTGAAGGGAATCCCTGCCATATGCCTGCATTGTCAGGATACTTCCAGGCTGGTGCCCAACTACCACACCCGTAACGATACTTGTGAGCATATCCGTCCGGAATCGCTCGCTGTCTCTCTTCAGATGGTGATCGATATCATCGAACGGCTCGACAAAGGGCAGGAGATATCCTGA
- a CDS encoding MBL fold metallo-hydrolase, whose amino-acid sequence MLQINDFGKVTQIKMGHEVQGQVLYWTAAYLVDGLLIDTGCSYTAEELAQFLEGHYLKIAVNTHYHEDHVGANHLLMEKFGIRVLASRESVPLIEQRPRLLPYQELVWGYPMPAKVDCLPDRIQTDHFSFDVVETPGHCRGHVAFSQPTEGWCFSGDMFVSRKPRVFRPGEDIVAIARSMKKLVDLRSDRLVLFTASGNVFQDGREALQSCIGYLHELWQEARQLEKQGLSTTATRDRLFGRESVLAGLTDGDMSSENMIRALLRAKTLD is encoded by the coding sequence ATGCTACAGATCAATGATTTCGGGAAAGTCACGCAAATCAAGATGGGACACGAGGTTCAGGGTCAGGTTCTTTACTGGACTGCGGCTTACCTTGTCGATGGGCTGCTCATTGACACCGGTTGTTCATATACCGCGGAGGAACTGGCTCAATTCCTTGAAGGCCACTACCTGAAGATTGCCGTAAACACACATTACCACGAAGACCATGTTGGTGCTAACCACCTTCTAATGGAGAAGTTTGGCATCAGAGTACTTGCGTCGCGGGAATCCGTACCTCTCATTGAACAGCGTCCAAGGTTACTGCCATATCAGGAATTAGTCTGGGGCTATCCGATGCCAGCCAAAGTTGATTGCTTGCCCGATAGAATACAAACGGATCATTTCTCTTTTGACGTAGTAGAGACGCCGGGGCATTGCAGAGGGCATGTGGCATTTTCACAACCAACAGAAGGTTGGTGCTTCTCCGGGGATATGTTTGTTTCAAGAAAGCCAAGGGTTTTCCGGCCCGGGGAGGATATAGTGGCTATCGCCAGATCCATGAAGAAGCTCGTCGATCTTAGAAGTGATAGGCTTGTGCTGTTTACCGCCTCCGGAAACGTGTTCCAGGATGGTCGTGAGGCTCTCCAATCATGCATCGGCTACCTTCATGAGCTATGGCAAGAAGCCAGACAACTTGAGAAACAAGGACTCTCCACAACAGCCACAAGAGACCGACTCTTCGGCAGAGAAAGTGTTCTTGCTGGCCTGACAGACGGAGACATGTCATCTGAAAACATGATCCGAGCTCTTTTGCGTGCAAAGACTCTGGACTGA
- a CDS encoding nuclear transport factor 2 family protein: MASLTELEARIKTLEDIEAIKQLKYRYFRHLDSLNWAGVIDCFAEEGEIDYEPGIKMKGTKEMQQKMKALLCEHIGVHQSHHPEIQITSPTTATGKWELWVYHYLDIAKKGFRLGGFYNDDYVKEKGEWKIKKAKMTLLFFEMWDREPLKRTP, from the coding sequence ATGGCCAGCCTGACAGAACTGGAAGCAAGGATCAAGACCCTGGAGGATATCGAGGCCATCAAGCAGTTGAAGTACAGGTATTTCCGCCACCTCGACAGCCTGAACTGGGCCGGCGTGATTGACTGCTTTGCAGAAGAGGGCGAAATAGATTACGAGCCCGGCATAAAGATGAAGGGCACAAAAGAGATGCAGCAGAAGATGAAGGCTCTGCTATGTGAGCATATCGGCGTCCACCAGAGCCACCATCCCGAGATTCAGATAACCAGCCCCACCACCGCCACCGGAAAATGGGAGCTGTGGGTCTATCATTATTTGGACATAGCCAAGAAGGGCTTCCGGCTGGGGGGCTTCTATAACGACGATTATGTCAAGGAGAAGGGCGAGTGGAAGATCAAGAAAGCGAAGATGACCCTCCTCTTCTTCGAGATGTGGGATAGAGAACCATTGAAAAGGACGCCATAG